In Aegilops tauschii subsp. strangulata cultivar AL8/78 chromosome 3, Aet v6.0, whole genome shotgun sequence, one genomic interval encodes:
- the LOC109776232 gene encoding metal tolerance protein 7 isoform X3: MGKEAAAAWRLNVSDLQFRMPERVKDRPPFASRVFMRGHGKQRKIAKYYEKQESLLKDFSEMESMNELGCLDQNSAPTEEELRQLAKGEKLAINLSNIINLVLFVGKVVASVETRSMAVIASTLDSLLDLLSGFILWFTAHAMKKPNKYSYPIGKRRMQPVGIVVFASVMGCLGFQVLIESGRELVTQEHTTFDTWKEMWMVGSMSSVAVVKFFLMLYCRTFKNEIVRAYAQDHFFDVITNSVGLVSALLAVKFKWWMDPVGAILIALYTITTWARTVLENVGTLIGRSAPAEYLTKLTYLIWNHHEEIRHIDTVRAYTFGTHYFVEVDVVLPGDMPLSQAHDIGEALQEKLEQLPEVERAFVHVDFEFTHRPEHKADV; encoded by the exons ATggggaaggaggcggcggcggcgtggcggctcaACGTGAGCGACTTGCAGTTCCGGATGCCGGAGCGGGTCAAGGACCGGCCGCCCTTCGCCAGCCGCGTCTTCATGCGTGGCCACG GGAAACAAAGGAAAATCGCAAAGTACTACGAGAAGCAGGAGAGTCTCCTGAAGGATTTCAGCGAGATGGAGAGCATGAATGAGCTCGGCTGCTTGGACCAGAACAGTGCTCCTACCGAG GAAGAGCTGCGGCAATTGGCCAAGGGCGAAAAGCTGGCAATCAACCTGTCGAACATCATCAACCTGGTCCTGTTCGTCGGGAAAGTCGTCGCCTCCGTCGAGACCCGGTCGATGGCGGTGATCGCGTCGACGCTGGACTCGCTGCTGGATCTGCTCTCAGGGTTCATCCTCTGGTTCACGGCGCACGCCATGAAGAAGCCCAACAAGTATAGCTACCCGATCGGCAAGAGGCGCATGCAGCCAGTG GGCATCGTGGTTTTTGCGTCGGTGATGGGGTGCCTGGGGTTCCAGGTGCTGATCGAGTCGGGGCGGGAGCTGGTGACGCAGGAGCACACCACGTTCGACACCTGGAAGGAGATGTGGATGGTGGGCAGCATGTCGTCCGTGGCCGTCGTCAAGTTCTTCCTCATGCTCTACTGCCGGACCTTCAAGAACGAGATCGTCCGGGCCTACGCGCAGGACCACTTCTTCGACGTCATCACCAACTCCGTCGGCCTCGTCAGCGCCCTCCTCGCCGTCAAGTTCAAGTGGTGGATGGACCCCGTCGGAGCCATACTG ATCGCGCTGTACACGATCACGACGTGGGCGCGGACGGTGCTGGAGAACGTGGGCACGCTCATCGGGAGGTCGGCGCCGGCCGAGTACCTGACCAAGCTCACCTACCTCATCTGGAACCACCACGAGGAGATCCGGCACATCGACACGGTGAGGGCATACACCTTCGGGACGCACTACTTCGTGGAGGTGGACGTGGTGCTCCCCGGCGACATGCCGCTCAGCCAGGCGCACGACATCGGGGAGGCGCTGCAGGAGAAGCTGGAGCAGCTGCCCGAGGTGGAGCGCGCCTTCGTCCACGTCGACTTCGAGTTCACGCACCGCCCAGAGCACAAGGCCGACGTCTGA
- the LOC109776232 gene encoding metal tolerance protein 7 isoform X2 encodes MSTAGGCEEGEPAVAASWRLRMGSSDAPRAPDRRPPFFSRLLGSACPSLHGKQRKIAKYYEKQESLLKDFSEMESMNELGCLDQNSAPTEEELRQLAKGEKLAINLSNIINLVLFVGKVVASVETRSMAVIASTLDSLLDLLSGFILWFTAHAMKKPNKYSYPIGKRRMQPVGIVVFASVMGCLGFQVLIESGRELVTQEHTTFDTWKEMWMVGSMSSVAVVKFFLMLYCRTFKNEIVRAYAQDHFFDVITNSVGLVSALLAVKFKWWMDPVGAILIALYTITTWARTVLENVGTLIGRSAPAEYLTKLTYLIWNHHEEIRHIDTVRAYTFGTHYFVEVDVVLPGDMPLSQAHDIGEALQEKLEQLPEVERAFVHVDFEFTHRPEHKADV; translated from the exons ATGTCGACCGCGGGCGGGTGCGAGGAGGGggagccggcggtggcggcgtcgtGGAGGCTGCGCATGGGCAGCAGCGACGCCCCGCGCGCCCCGGACCGGCGGCCACCTTTCTTCTCCAGGCTCCTCGGCTCCGCCTGCCCTTCCCTACACG GGAAACAAAGGAAAATCGCAAAGTACTACGAGAAGCAGGAGAGTCTCCTGAAGGATTTCAGCGAGATGGAGAGCATGAATGAGCTCGGCTGCTTGGACCAGAACAGTGCTCCTACCGAG GAAGAGCTGCGGCAATTGGCCAAGGGCGAAAAGCTGGCAATCAACCTGTCGAACATCATCAACCTGGTCCTGTTCGTCGGGAAAGTCGTCGCCTCCGTCGAGACCCGGTCGATGGCGGTGATCGCGTCGACGCTGGACTCGCTGCTGGATCTGCTCTCAGGGTTCATCCTCTGGTTCACGGCGCACGCCATGAAGAAGCCCAACAAGTATAGCTACCCGATCGGCAAGAGGCGCATGCAGCCAGTG GGCATCGTGGTTTTTGCGTCGGTGATGGGGTGCCTGGGGTTCCAGGTGCTGATCGAGTCGGGGCGGGAGCTGGTGACGCAGGAGCACACCACGTTCGACACCTGGAAGGAGATGTGGATGGTGGGCAGCATGTCGTCCGTGGCCGTCGTCAAGTTCTTCCTCATGCTCTACTGCCGGACCTTCAAGAACGAGATCGTCCGGGCCTACGCGCAGGACCACTTCTTCGACGTCATCACCAACTCCGTCGGCCTCGTCAGCGCCCTCCTCGCCGTCAAGTTCAAGTGGTGGATGGACCCCGTCGGAGCCATACTG ATCGCGCTGTACACGATCACGACGTGGGCGCGGACGGTGCTGGAGAACGTGGGCACGCTCATCGGGAGGTCGGCGCCGGCCGAGTACCTGACCAAGCTCACCTACCTCATCTGGAACCACCACGAGGAGATCCGGCACATCGACACGGTGAGGGCATACACCTTCGGGACGCACTACTTCGTGGAGGTGGACGTGGTGCTCCCCGGCGACATGCCGCTCAGCCAGGCGCACGACATCGGGGAGGCGCTGCAGGAGAAGCTGGAGCAGCTGCCCGAGGTGGAGCGCGCCTTCGTCCACGTCGACTTCGAGTTCACGCACCGCCCAGAGCACAAGGCCGACGTCTGA
- the LOC109776232 gene encoding metal tolerance protein 7 isoform X1 yields the protein MATAVGREEGEPAAAASWRLRMGSSDAMRVPERLHRRPPFFSRLLGAACPSHGKQRKIAKYYEKQESLLKDFSEMESMNELGCLDQNSAPTEEELRQLAKGEKLAINLSNIINLVLFVGKVVASVETRSMAVIASTLDSLLDLLSGFILWFTAHAMKKPNKYSYPIGKRRMQPVGIVVFASVMGCLGFQVLIESGRELVTQEHTTFDTWKEMWMVGSMSSVAVVKFFLMLYCRTFKNEIVRAYAQDHFFDVITNSVGLVSALLAVKFKWWMDPVGAILIALYTITTWARTVLENVGTLIGRSAPAEYLTKLTYLIWNHHEEIRHIDTVRAYTFGTHYFVEVDVVLPGDMPLSQAHDIGEALQEKLEQLPEVERAFVHVDFEFTHRPEHKADV from the exons ATGGCGACGGCGGTCGGACGCGAGGAGGgggagccggcggcggcggcgtcgtggagGCTGCGCATGGGCAGCAGCGACGCCATGCGCGTGCCGGAGCGGCTGCACCGGCGTCCGCCCTTCTTCTCCAGGCTCTTGGGCGCCGCTTGCCCGTCCCACG GGAAACAAAGGAAAATCGCAAAGTACTACGAGAAGCAGGAGAGTCTCCTGAAGGATTTCAGCGAGATGGAGAGCATGAATGAGCTCGGCTGCTTGGACCAGAACAGTGCTCCTACCGAG GAAGAGCTGCGGCAATTGGCCAAGGGCGAAAAGCTGGCAATCAACCTGTCGAACATCATCAACCTGGTCCTGTTCGTCGGGAAAGTCGTCGCCTCCGTCGAGACCCGGTCGATGGCGGTGATCGCGTCGACGCTGGACTCGCTGCTGGATCTGCTCTCAGGGTTCATCCTCTGGTTCACGGCGCACGCCATGAAGAAGCCCAACAAGTATAGCTACCCGATCGGCAAGAGGCGCATGCAGCCAGTG GGCATCGTGGTTTTTGCGTCGGTGATGGGGTGCCTGGGGTTCCAGGTGCTGATCGAGTCGGGGCGGGAGCTGGTGACGCAGGAGCACACCACGTTCGACACCTGGAAGGAGATGTGGATGGTGGGCAGCATGTCGTCCGTGGCCGTCGTCAAGTTCTTCCTCATGCTCTACTGCCGGACCTTCAAGAACGAGATCGTCCGGGCCTACGCGCAGGACCACTTCTTCGACGTCATCACCAACTCCGTCGGCCTCGTCAGCGCCCTCCTCGCCGTCAAGTTCAAGTGGTGGATGGACCCCGTCGGAGCCATACTG ATCGCGCTGTACACGATCACGACGTGGGCGCGGACGGTGCTGGAGAACGTGGGCACGCTCATCGGGAGGTCGGCGCCGGCCGAGTACCTGACCAAGCTCACCTACCTCATCTGGAACCACCACGAGGAGATCCGGCACATCGACACGGTGAGGGCATACACCTTCGGGACGCACTACTTCGTGGAGGTGGACGTGGTGCTCCCCGGCGACATGCCGCTCAGCCAGGCGCACGACATCGGGGAGGCGCTGCAGGAGAAGCTGGAGCAGCTGCCCGAGGTGGAGCGCGCCTTCGTCCACGTCGACTTCGAGTTCACGCACCGCCCAGAGCACAAGGCCGACGTCTGA